AATGTTCAGTCCTGTGCGCTTCTTAAGGTCTTCAATCAGCGCCTCACGTGTCTGGGTATTCACCATTTCGATGTTTTCATAATTGATCAGCTGCGTAGATTCCCTCTTAAAGAAAATAGAAGATTCAAGCAGATAGATCGCAGTAATGATCATCAGATTGATCAACAAAAGTTCAACCGCCGTACCCTTCGCCACGGCGCAGATCAGTCCGATCGCAATCACCACAAAAAGATAAGTCATCTCTTTTGCAGTAATTCCTTCCGTGCGGTATCTGAGCATGCTGAAGATTGCAAAGAGACCAAAGGCCGCTCCGAGGGACATATCGACTTTGTTCAGCAGGAATGTGATCAGAAAAATAACAAGATTGAAAATAAAAAACGTAAACAGAAACTCCGTGTTCCGGTAATTGCGGTAGTAGATAAAACGGACCAGCAGAAAAAGACACAGTACGTTGATCGCCAGCCTGGAGAAAAACTTTTCATTCAGCTTATCGATGGTAAAATCAAAAAAATCAGCATCCGTTCCCTTTTTCTTCTTTTTGTCTTCCGTTCCGGGATCGGTTTCAGTGTTCATGTCCGCTTCCTGTGCCACAGCGGAAACAACAGGTCCTGCAAGCATCAGGATCAGTAAGGCTGATTTCAATATTCTACATACTTTTTCCATAAATGACCTTATTGATCCGGCGAAGCCGGGGTTTAAAGTTATTGATTTTTACATTGCTCTGAGTATGAATCACTCCCAGGCAGTATTTGCTGATAGACCCCTCCCGAAGCCGGCGGTCATGCATCAGCCGGATAAAAGGAGAGGGTGTTGAACGGCTTTGCTTTACTTCGGCGATCACCATGTCTGAAAATGACTTTTCCCTTCCCCCGAATCTTACATTCAGATCCACATCCAGCGTGAGCCGCTCCGGTGAATTGTTGTTGACCATCGTAATACGGGTATAATAGATCCATGCACTCGGACAGAGGGCAGCTGCTTTCAATGGCGAAGCTTCGGCCAGGAAATCAGCACTTCGCCCGCTGATTACTTCCTCGATCGTCGGACATTTGATCCTCTCCTTAACGGTACGTCCCTTATTGGATTTGAACTTGACTTCAAAAAAACAGAGGTTACTATCTAAGTACTTCCGGCTTCTCACCTTATACCGGTTCAGCTTCCCGGCCTGATGGGCATGATACAGGCTGAAACCCTCGGTGTCGTAATATAGCGTTTCGTACCGACCGCCCCGTAACCCGCCAATCTCCAGTACGCGGTAATGCTTCCGCAGCTGATCCAGGTATTCCGGGAGCATGCTGTTCCTGAAGATAAATTTAGTATCCATGCGATCCATCAGCTTGACCGCATCCATCTGCTCCAGCGTTATGGCATCAAAGCCAGAAAGTATGTTATTCAACTCCGCTCTCACTTGCCGTAGATGTACTTTTTAACAGATTCCAGTACGTTATCCGCATTGTATGTTTTACGCTCTACCCTTAAGCCGTTTTTGTCGTAGGTAAATACATGTTTCTTCTGAAGCTTACCTGCTCCGTCGTAATGGTTTTCAGCTGTTTTCTCGCCCCTGCTGTTATAGGTAAAAACAATCTTTTTCAGTACAGCTCCTTTGCCGTCATACTCCACTTCCTCTGTCTTTTCACCTCCGGAATTATATTTCCACGTTACTTTTCGGTCAATCTTCTTTTCCGGAATGTATTCATATTCTTCTGTCATATTACCGGATCCGTCAAATTTTGCAGTTCTCTTCTTTTTCACAGAGCCATCGCGGTTATACTGTACCTCCTCTATCACATTTCCCGATTTGTCAAAAGAGGTTGTGGATTCCTTCCAGGTAACATCCTTCCCGTTCTCAGTGCTCACCATGTATTCGGTGGTGATCCTGATACCGTTGGATTTTACCTGTTTCTTCGTTTGTGCCGGAACCGAGAGCCAGATAATTACCGGAACAATGCTCAGTAAATATTTCATACGCATCATTTGAAAATATTAAAGGTGCCTGCGTCCACTTGCTGCTTCTTGCCGCTGATCTCAATCTCCTTCAGAATAGTTACGTTATTGGGATTGGATGCGGGTGGTACCGAATCCTCCGAATAAATAAATACTTTGTACTTACCCGGCCGCAGGTATTTAAATTCAAACACCCCGTCGTAACTGCTCCGGATCCGCTCCGAAAACGAAATATCATCGCCATAGATCAGGTACACCTCTTCGTCGTATCCGTCGTACTGCGCCTGCACCTGAAACGTGGCATTGATATCCTTAACCCAAACATGTCCTTTTATAGAAGAATTCCCTCCTTCCCCCGGGCCCTTGCTGCAAGAGCTGAGAAAAAAAACGCTGCAGAAAATAAGGAATGTAAGCGATGGGCAAATACTCTTCATAGTTTAGTTTTTATCAGTGTAAATAATCCGTATTGTTTCGGTATGTTCTCCGTTGGTCATCCGGATGAAATAAAGTCCTGCGCTCAATCCCCACTGCGAAGGAAAGAAACTGAGGCGGTATTCTCCTGCCGGTGTAATGTGATCATTACTCAGTATATCTCCTGCTCTTCGACCCAGGATATCATATACCACCACTTCCACCTGAGCATCCTCCGGAACCGTTATAAGCACATTAAATTCATGATCGGAAGGATTAGGATAAACCTGCATGTCCACGTTGATTGGCAGATAATGCGCCGTAAAAGATTCATTGGAAGGGACGTTGAGCCGGATCGCATTTGTGTAAACCGGAGAGGAAAGCTGTACATCGGAAGTCCAGTGCGAAAATTTATACCCCGGGAATGCCGCTGCCGTCATACTTACAGGAACTCCGTTGAAATAAATACCCGCCCAGGGAAAAGAATCAGGATAAATTGTGTTCATCAGAATGTTTCCTGCGCCGGCCGGATCAACATCCAGTGTCACACGCACCTGATTCGGCAGGTTCCATTCCTGCTGTACCCAGTACCGTGCATATTGAGGCCGGTCATTAATGAAATCCATCAGCAGTGAAAACTCAAATGCCCAGTCGGATGAATCAAGGCAGGGACCCATGCCGAAGGGATTGGAATTCGGAATTCCCCACAGGGAAAAGTGCCGGGGCATTTCCGGAGCCATATTATCGTAGATCTTCTGCGCAAGGCTGCCCAGATTTAGCGGATGAAAAGTGGTATTCATAAGATCCGCATACCGGTTAACAAAATAGTTTCTGTATTCCGTATTACGCAATAGAGATTCCATTATGGTAGAATGCGGGTTCGGATAATACATTGAATTGGTATCAGAATTCGTGACATACGGCAGAAGATTGTCCGTTACCAGACTGAACAATCCCAGGCCTCCGTCCGTATCCCAAAGTATATATCTCCAGGGCGACGGAGGGTTTGTTTTCCGCCAAAATTTGATGTTGTTTCCCAACCAGTCCGGATTGGAATAATAGATCTCCGCGGTGAAATAATCCGTTATATTTTGAATATCCAGAAGGTGCCGTGCCGAATCGTAATTTGATGAAAGTGTCAGATCGTTCAGCCGAAACCACTCCACCATTGAAAGGAATTGCTTGTTATCACCGGTCATTATATCTCCGTGAAACCGCAACAGGTCCATCTCATCCTTATCCACACCGTGATTTTCCTCTATATAATATTCATCCTGTCTTTCGCGAATTTCAAACACCCCGAAATAATCACCGTTCAGAAATACCACGCAGCTGGTATGATCCATGATGTCGTTATACGTATTACGAACCGCCCGCTGCATCAACCCATCACGCATGTGTGTGGTATTCCAGTCGATCCCCGCATTACGCAAATTGAAGGCCTTAAGTTCCTTCAGTTGCTTTTCCGGGAACAGATTAAAGGGAATACGGGTCTGGCCGTAATCATCGTTTGCGACAACGCGGAAGGAACGTTGAGGAAAACCCTTCGACCAATTGCCGTGTATCTTCAGCACATTATCCAGCTCAAAGCCATGATTCCCGGTTTTGTCA
Above is a genomic segment from Bacteroidia bacterium containing:
- a CDS encoding DUF4956 domain-containing protein yields the protein MNTETDPGTEDKKKKKGTDADFFDFTIDKLNEKFFSRLAINVLCLFLLVRFIYYRNYRNTEFLFTFFIFNLVIFLITFLLNKVDMSLGAAFGLFAIFSMLRYRTEGITAKEMTYLFVVIAIGLICAVAKGTAVELLLINLMIITAIYLLESSIFFKRESTQLINYENIEMVNTQTREALIEDLKKRTGLNIHRIAILKLDYLRDTAQIKVYFYQ
- a CDS encoding polyphosphate polymerase domain-containing protein, with product MRAELNNILSGFDAITLEQMDAVKLMDRMDTKFIFRNSMLPEYLDQLRKHYRVLEIGGLRGGRYETLYYDTEGFSLYHAHQAGKLNRYKVRSRKYLDSNLCFFEVKFKSNKGRTVKERIKCPTIEEVISGRSADFLAEASPLKAAALCPSAWIYYTRITMVNNNSPERLTLDVDLNVRFGGREKSFSDMVIAEVKQSRSTPSPFIRLMHDRRLREGSISKYCLGVIHTQSNVKINNFKPRLRRINKVIYGKSM
- a CDS encoding CotH kinase family protein codes for the protein MRFRLPFLLFAIIWSYTTRAQVIINEVSGSNVSTVADEDGDFEDWIELYNSSSQPVDLGNYSLTLYDGKNSTWVFPSIIIKPYQHMLIFASEKNRRTVLNHWEVPVYYNFPWKYWVGTSEPDTNWRKPSFNDASWLTGAGGIGYGDGDDTTVIGNTFSLYMRMTFNISDTSKISAGLCLMDFDDGFVTYLNGVELGRYNVGIQGVPPYHTDLAYEEHEATLYQTGQYSAGFILSKELMRTAIRPGLNVFGVQVHNTDFFSSDLTAIVNFLTGKSDTTIEYFPIPASSNLHTSFSLPSTGFTLTLYDANGNISDMKLVEEMHPDNSRGRKTDASPDWVLFAIPTPGDTNATSAWYTGYAGVPEFTLAPGFYQGSQSVFATGGTNGVIRYTTDGSIPKASSPIFSVPLSVDSTRVIRARLFSSNSQILPGKTITNTYFINENITLPVVSLSANPQDIWDWNTGIYVMGPNADTTFPFYGANFWQGWEKPGHAEYFDKTGNHGFELDNVLKIHGNWSKGFPQRSFRVVANDDYGQTRIPFNLFPEKQLKELKAFNLRNAGIDWNTTHMRDGLMQRAVRNTYNDIMDHTSCVVFLNGDYFGVFEIRERQDEYYIEENHGVDKDEMDLLRFHGDIMTGDNKQFLSMVEWFRLNDLTLSSNYDSARHLLDIQNITDYFTAEIYYSNPDWLGNNIKFWRKTNPPSPWRYILWDTDGGLGLFSLVTDNLLPYVTNSDTNSMYYPNPHSTIMESLLRNTEYRNYFVNRYADLMNTTFHPLNLGSLAQKIYDNMAPEMPRHFSLWGIPNSNPFGMGPCLDSSDWAFEFSLLMDFINDRPQYARYWVQQEWNLPNQVRVTLDVDPAGAGNILMNTIYPDSFPWAGIYFNGVPVSMTAAAFPGYKFSHWTSDVQLSSPVYTNAIRLNVPSNESFTAHYLPINVDMQVYPNPSDHEFNVLITVPEDAQVEVVVYDILGRRAGDILSNDHITPAGEYRLSFFPSQWGLSAGLYFIRMTNGEHTETIRIIYTDKN